In Myxocyprinus asiaticus isolate MX2 ecotype Aquarium Trade chromosome 46, UBuf_Myxa_2, whole genome shotgun sequence, a single window of DNA contains:
- the irf7 gene encoding interferon regulatory factor 7 isoform X2, giving the protein MSAMQRGAICKPQFGPWLIEQVESGLYEGLHMIAASNDTFRIPWKHNARRDLGDEDIKIFKEWAVVSGKINEHPNDKAKWKTNFRCALHSLKNFQIVHDNSRDPDDPHKIYRIIRPQNHQETQSVEPIQQQPIFIDEIYSAKNYMSQEMEDLLNQMDTMDLNQHSETQQWETYSQQNIQTTPTNYFDTLYSGVHCMQNNTPPLLQQPYTTVHAENLPSIYDLEISISYRRTEVLKTRLSSSLVQFYYQCDPSELRGAPIRFPNTDSLIDLKQVQYTKRILESIQRGLQLEICQYGIYGFRQDKCNVFVSTSDPNKIQNPEPKKLHQNFREQLLSFEKYIKDLKDFKENKCGSPDYTIYLCFGEKLPDGKPLEKKLIVVKVVPLICRELHERAQMEGASSLLNDNVSLQISHNSLFDLINSLGLPSMD; this is encoded by the exons ATGTCTGCAATGCAGAG gggCGCAATCTGCAAACCTCAGTTTGGACCGTGGCTCATAGAGCAGGTGGAAAGTGGGCTGTATGAGGGATTGCACATGATCGCAGCATCCAATGACACATTTCGGATCCCTTGGAAACACAACGCACGCAGAGACCTCGGGGACGaggatattaaaatatttaag GAATGGGCTGTGGTTAGTGGAAAGATCAACGAACACCCTAATGATAAAGCGAAATGGAAGACAAATTTCCGCTGTGCACTTCACAGTCTGAAAAACTTCCAGATTGTGCATGACAACTCAAGAGATCCAGATGATCCTCACAAAATCTATCGCATTATCCGCCCTCAAA atcACCAAGAGACTCAGAGTGTAGAACCAATTCAACAGCAGCCCATATTCATTGATGAGATCTACAGTGCAAAAAATTACATGTCTCAAGAAATGGAG GACTTGCTCAACCAGATGGATACTATGGATCTAAATCAACATTCag AGACCCAACAATGGGAAACCTACTCCCAACAAAACATACAGACCACTCCAACCAACTACTTTGACACCCTCTACTCCGGTGTGCATTGCATGCAGAATAACACACCTCCTCTACTCCAGCAACCCTACACTACAG tgcacGCAGAGAACCTCCCTTCCATCTACGACCTTGAGATCTCAATCAGCTACAGAAGAACGGAAGTTTTGAAAACCCGCCTGAGTTCATCACTAGTTCAGTTTTACTACCAGTGTGACCCATCTGAGCTAAGAGGAGCACCCATTCGCTTCCCGAACACTGATAGTCTAATTGACCTCAAACAAGTCCAATACACTAAACGCATTCTAGAAAGTATCCAGAGAGGTCTGCAACTGGAAATATGCCAGTATGGCATATATGGCTTCCGTCAGGATAAGTGCAACGTGTTTGTCAGCACCAGCGATCCCAACAAGATCCAGAACCCAGAGCCCAAAAAACTGCATCAGAACTTCAGGGAGCAACTCCTGAGCTTTGAAAAGTATATAAAAG ATCTAAAGGATTTCAAAGAGAACAAATGTGGGTCTCCAGATTATACCATCTATCTGTGCTTTGGGGAGAAACTCCCTGATGGAAAGCCTTTGGAGAAAAAACTTATTGTTGTCAAA GTTGTACCTCTGATATGCCGTGAACTTCACGAAAGAGCTCAAATGGAGGGAGCGTCTTCTCTTCTAAATGACAACGTTAGCTTGCAAATCTCCCACAACAGCCTTTTTGACCTTATAAATTCTTTGGGTCTGCCTTCAATGGACTAA
- the irf7 gene encoding interferon regulatory factor 7 isoform X1 has product MSAMQRGAICKPQFGPWLIEQVESGLYEGLHMIAASNDTFRIPWKHNARRDLGDEDIKIFKEWAVVSGKINEHPNDKAKWKTNFRCALHSLKNFQIVHDNSRDPDDPHKIYRIIRPQNHQETQSVEPIQQQPIFIDEIYSAKNYMSQEMEQDLLNQMDTMDLNQHSETQQWETYSQQNIQTTPTNYFDTLYSGVHCMQNNTPPLLQQPYTTVHAENLPSIYDLEISISYRRTEVLKTRLSSSLVQFYYQCDPSELRGAPIRFPNTDSLIDLKQVQYTKRILESIQRGLQLEICQYGIYGFRQDKCNVFVSTSDPNKIQNPEPKKLHQNFREQLLSFEKYIKDLKDFKENKCGSPDYTIYLCFGEKLPDGKPLEKKLIVVKVVPLICRELHERAQMEGASSLLNDNVSLQISHNSLFDLINSLGLPSMD; this is encoded by the exons ATGTCTGCAATGCAGAG gggCGCAATCTGCAAACCTCAGTTTGGACCGTGGCTCATAGAGCAGGTGGAAAGTGGGCTGTATGAGGGATTGCACATGATCGCAGCATCCAATGACACATTTCGGATCCCTTGGAAACACAACGCACGCAGAGACCTCGGGGACGaggatattaaaatatttaag GAATGGGCTGTGGTTAGTGGAAAGATCAACGAACACCCTAATGATAAAGCGAAATGGAAGACAAATTTCCGCTGTGCACTTCACAGTCTGAAAAACTTCCAGATTGTGCATGACAACTCAAGAGATCCAGATGATCCTCACAAAATCTATCGCATTATCCGCCCTCAAA atcACCAAGAGACTCAGAGTGTAGAACCAATTCAACAGCAGCCCATATTCATTGATGAGATCTACAGTGCAAAAAATTACATGTCTCAAGAAATGGAG CAGGACTTGCTCAACCAGATGGATACTATGGATCTAAATCAACATTCag AGACCCAACAATGGGAAACCTACTCCCAACAAAACATACAGACCACTCCAACCAACTACTTTGACACCCTCTACTCCGGTGTGCATTGCATGCAGAATAACACACCTCCTCTACTCCAGCAACCCTACACTACAG tgcacGCAGAGAACCTCCCTTCCATCTACGACCTTGAGATCTCAATCAGCTACAGAAGAACGGAAGTTTTGAAAACCCGCCTGAGTTCATCACTAGTTCAGTTTTACTACCAGTGTGACCCATCTGAGCTAAGAGGAGCACCCATTCGCTTCCCGAACACTGATAGTCTAATTGACCTCAAACAAGTCCAATACACTAAACGCATTCTAGAAAGTATCCAGAGAGGTCTGCAACTGGAAATATGCCAGTATGGCATATATGGCTTCCGTCAGGATAAGTGCAACGTGTTTGTCAGCACCAGCGATCCCAACAAGATCCAGAACCCAGAGCCCAAAAAACTGCATCAGAACTTCAGGGAGCAACTCCTGAGCTTTGAAAAGTATATAAAAG ATCTAAAGGATTTCAAAGAGAACAAATGTGGGTCTCCAGATTATACCATCTATCTGTGCTTTGGGGAGAAACTCCCTGATGGAAAGCCTTTGGAGAAAAAACTTATTGTTGTCAAA GTTGTACCTCTGATATGCCGTGAACTTCACGAAAGAGCTCAAATGGAGGGAGCGTCTTCTCTTCTAAATGACAACGTTAGCTTGCAAATCTCCCACAACAGCCTTTTTGACCTTATAAATTCTTTGGGTCTGCCTTCAATGGACTAA